The Peribacillus simplex genome contains a region encoding:
- a CDS encoding ArsB/NhaD family transporter, with protein sequence MYVLVYGLKNVGLNDYIVSNLKPLIMDSPFNATMIMGILLTNNLPAVMIGTLSITEMGLDPHLVQIAYLANVIGSDIGALLTSVGTLATLIWMYILKKHSINISWGKYLKVTF encoded by the coding sequence ATGTACGTGCTGGTATATGGTTTGAAGAATGTTGGCTTGAACGATTATATAGTCAGCAATTTAAAACCCTTAATTATGGATAGCCCATTCAACGCAACCATGATCATGGGCATATTATTAACTAATAATCTTCCTGCAGTTATGATAGGGACTTTGTCGATAACAGAAATGGGATTGGATCCTCACCTTGTGCAAATTGCTTATCTTGCTAACGTGATCGGAAGCGATATAGGTGCTTTGTTGACGTCTGTTGGTACGCTGGCCACATTAATTTGGATGTATATATTGAAGAAACACTCCATCAATATCTCTTGGGGGAAGTATCTTAAAGTTACCTTTTAG
- a CDS encoding ArsB/NhaD family transporter — translation MMSIVLESIGFFRWIALNIIIRSKGSGIRLFAYINLLSFFMTMVFNNDGSILITTPIIIHIVTLLKIKPHQKIPFLISGALIATAASAPIAVSNISNLIALKIVGLSLNSYINMMFVS, via the coding sequence ATGATGTCTATTGTACTTGAAAGCATTGGTTTTTTTAGGTGGATTGCTTTAAATATCATCATCCGGTCTAAGGGTTCAGGGATTAGATTATTCGCCTATATTAATCTCCTAAGCTTTTTCATGACAATGGTTTTCAATAACGATGGAAGTATCCTTATCACAACTCCTATTATTATTCACATTGTAACGTTACTAAAGATTAAACCTCACCAAAAAATCCCCTTTCTAATATCAGGAGCTTTAATTGCAACGGCAGCGAGTGCCCCAATAGCAGTAAGCAATATTTCCAATTTGATTGCACTAAAGATTGTAGGATTGAGCCTTAATAGTTATATCAATATGATGTTTGTTTCTTGA
- a CDS encoding DUF2642 domain-containing protein encodes MNKILQNLRGKTIKIELSGKKFFFGTLVDTGIDVVVIFNGQDFVYLPIIHIQNCKVNTTENEEISLPVDSPGIEAEEELSLRKTLLSAKGMFTEIYVTGNQPLHGYITRVMNNYFEFYSPVHKTMYIPLFHLKWIIPYTDNQTPYGLSNKDLPVHPSNLSLARTFDVQVEKLIGSLIIFNIGENSNLIGQINKLEDNFVELITAREEPVYLNLHHIKTVHLP; translated from the coding sequence ATGAATAAAATCTTACAAAATCTCAGAGGAAAAACAATTAAAATAGAACTTTCCGGAAAAAAATTCTTTTTCGGTACACTGGTTGATACTGGTATTGATGTAGTGGTTATCTTTAATGGACAGGATTTTGTGTATCTTCCAATCATTCATATTCAAAATTGCAAAGTAAATACTACGGAAAACGAGGAGATTTCCCTCCCTGTAGATTCACCTGGAATTGAAGCTGAGGAAGAATTATCACTACGAAAAACTCTTTTATCCGCGAAAGGGATGTTCACAGAAATATATGTAACTGGTAACCAGCCTTTACACGGGTATATAACAAGGGTGATGAATAATTACTTTGAATTCTATTCACCAGTTCATAAGACTATGTATATACCTTTATTTCATTTAAAGTGGATTATCCCATATACGGACAATCAAACTCCTTATGGTTTAAGTAACAAGGATCTTCCTGTACATCCTTCAAACCTTTCATTGGCAAGAACCTTTGACGTACAAGTGGAAAAACTGATCGGTAGCTTAATTATTTTTAATATAGGAGAAAACTCCAATTTAATTGGACAAATTAATAAGTTAGAAGATAATTTTGTTGAACTTATTACGGCAAGGGAGGAACCTGTATATTTAAATCTTCATCATATTAAAACAGTTCACCTACCCTGA
- a CDS encoding IS110 family transposase: MEAMIERCAGLDVHQETVVACVLFGPLDKKPKTSIETFSTTTTGLLALSDWLAPLQVSDVVMESTGVYWKPIWNILEGSFHLVLANARHVKNVPGRKTDVKDAEWLAKLLRCGLIESNFVPPEDIRDLRDLTRYRKKLIHHRTSEQNRIHKILQDANIKLTSVLSDIFGVSGRRILEAILNGEKIETDGLRKMVDWRTKASITDIAHAINGRIRRHHRDMLRYHWEHMSYLEKAIEELEKQIDQLLSPYHKEVELLDGIPGVNKAAAATFIAEMGVDMSLFKSAKHLASWAGVSPGNYESAGKKK, encoded by the coding sequence ATGGAAGCAATGATTGAACGGTGTGCTGGCCTAGATGTGCACCAAGAAACAGTAGTAGCCTGTGTATTATTTGGTCCATTAGATAAAAAACCAAAAACCTCTATTGAAACGTTTTCAACTACAACAACGGGACTCTTGGCTTTGAGTGATTGGCTCGCTCCCCTCCAGGTATCCGATGTTGTGATGGAAAGTACCGGAGTCTACTGGAAACCAATATGGAATATACTCGAAGGATCTTTTCACCTTGTTCTTGCCAATGCCAGGCATGTCAAAAATGTTCCAGGCCGTAAAACTGATGTAAAAGATGCCGAATGGCTTGCCAAGCTTCTAAGATGCGGACTTATTGAAAGCAATTTTGTCCCACCAGAGGATATTCGTGATTTACGTGATCTTACTCGTTATCGAAAAAAATTGATTCATCATCGCACATCAGAGCAGAATCGCATTCACAAAATTCTTCAAGATGCTAATATCAAGCTAACTTCCGTTCTATCAGACATTTTTGGTGTATCGGGACGCCGAATCCTTGAAGCGATTCTAAACGGTGAAAAAATAGAGACCGATGGTCTTCGAAAAATGGTGGATTGGCGAACAAAAGCAAGTATTACTGACATTGCCCATGCAATTAATGGCCGTATTCGCCGTCATCATCGTGATATGTTGCGTTACCATTGGGAGCATATGAGTTATTTAGAAAAAGCCATAGAAGAATTGGAAAAACAAATTGATCAACTCCTGTCCCCATATCATAAGGAAGTAGAATTATTGGATGGTATACCTGGTGTGAACAAAGCTGCCGCAGCTACTTTTATTGCAGAGATGGGCGTGGATATGTCTTTATTTAAGTCGGCTAAACATCTTGCCTCTTGGGCTGGTGTGAGTCCTGGAAATTACGAAAGTGCTGGTAAAAAAAAATGA
- a CDS encoding spore germination protein, with translation MVSFFKQKGQMKKRKKQKIDENEKDQSIMKKPKNIESSLTANLDIVKQKTGSSPDIIIRTLKTSQNPVIKVTILYVRGLIDNPSVTDFLIESIMKNPHLKEKLLPHEVLEVISKDVVSLGGVEPVTDWEKLFLSLLSGDSVIFVDGINMALVASTKGGERRSVQEPSTNSVVRGSREGFTESNAINIALVRRIINSPDLWIESMKIGTVTKTDVSIMYINGIAKKGIVEEVKERLKGINIDSILESGYIEQLIEDQVMTPFPTLDHTERPDKVAGNLLEGRVAIFVNGTPFVLVAPALFVQFFQSVEDYYARFDIASAIRILRIIIFFISLIAPSVYVAATTYHQEMIPTKLLVILAAQRDSVPLPAVIEAIFMEITFELLREASLRMPRAIGATMSIVGALVIGQAAVQAGIVSPAMVIMVSITAIASFATPSYTMATAARLLRFVFIICAGAMGFYGMNLIFFVVLVHLCSLRSFGVPYMSPFAPLNPEGLGDTFYRRPLWALKKRPEFLSSNTNLKREGDNQRPLPPTSRGMKTSNMKKGDGTET, from the coding sequence ATGGTTTCTTTTTTTAAACAAAAAGGACAAATGAAGAAACGCAAGAAGCAAAAGATAGACGAAAATGAAAAAGATCAATCTATAATGAAAAAACCCAAAAATATTGAGAGCTCTCTAACAGCCAATCTGGATATCGTGAAGCAAAAAACAGGAAGCAGTCCGGATATCATTATACGAACGTTGAAAACTAGTCAAAATCCTGTGATCAAGGTGACCATTTTGTATGTACGGGGTCTGATAGACAATCCGAGTGTTACAGATTTTTTAATTGAATCCATCATGAAAAATCCTCATCTAAAAGAAAAGTTACTTCCACATGAAGTGCTGGAAGTGATCTCTAAAGACGTGGTTTCACTCGGCGGTGTAGAACCCGTTACGGACTGGGAAAAATTATTTTTGTCATTATTATCAGGGGATAGCGTCATTTTTGTTGATGGCATAAACATGGCCCTGGTTGCCAGTACAAAAGGGGGAGAAAGGCGTTCTGTCCAGGAACCAAGCACAAATTCGGTGGTCCGCGGGTCAAGAGAAGGGTTTACTGAATCGAATGCAATAAACATAGCCCTGGTACGCCGCATCATTAACAGTCCGGATTTATGGATAGAGTCGATGAAAATCGGCACTGTGACAAAGACGGATGTTTCCATTATGTATATAAATGGGATTGCAAAAAAAGGAATCGTCGAAGAGGTCAAAGAGCGCTTAAAAGGAATAAATATCGATAGTATTCTTGAATCGGGATATATTGAACAATTGATAGAAGATCAGGTCATGACCCCATTCCCCACCCTTGATCATACAGAAAGACCTGATAAGGTCGCTGGCAATCTCCTTGAAGGAAGGGTAGCCATTTTTGTTAACGGAACGCCTTTTGTCTTGGTGGCGCCTGCGTTATTTGTTCAGTTCTTTCAATCTGTCGAGGACTACTATGCTCGCTTTGATATAGCCTCAGCTATACGTATTTTACGTATTATCATTTTCTTTATTTCGCTGATTGCCCCATCTGTTTATGTAGCAGCTACAACGTATCATCAAGAAATGATTCCTACAAAGCTGCTCGTCATTCTTGCGGCACAACGGGATTCCGTTCCTTTGCCGGCTGTTATCGAAGCAATCTTCATGGAAATAACATTTGAACTCTTACGAGAAGCAAGCCTAAGGATGCCCAGAGCCATTGGGGCGACCATGTCCATTGTTGGTGCCCTGGTGATTGGTCAGGCGGCGGTTCAGGCTGGAATTGTATCACCGGCAATGGTCATCATGGTATCGATCACGGCCATTGCAAGTTTTGCGACCCCTTCCTATACCATGGCAACTGCTGCTCGCTTGCTGCGGTTCGTATTTATCATTTGCGCAGGTGCAATGGGTTTTTATGGTATGAATTTAATCTTTTTTGTCGTCCTAGTCCATTTATGCAGCCTGCGTTCATTCGGAGTTCCTTATATGTCACCATTTGCTCCGCTTAATCCGGAAGGACTAGGCGATACATTCTACAGGAGACCATTGTGGGCGTTAAAAAAAAGACCCGAATTTTTAAGCTCCAATACTAATCTGAAAAGAGAAGGCGATAATCAAAGGCCACTGCCTCCTACATCACGCGGAATGAAGACTTCTAACATGAAGAAGGGTGACGGCACTGAAACGTGA
- the pruA gene encoding L-glutamate gamma-semialdehyde dehydrogenase: protein MNTTLKEKYKHEPFTDFTIEENKNAFNKALKVVESEMGKGYPLIIGGESITTDEQIISINPANKEEVIGSVSKANKELAEKAMQAALIAFDTWKKENPEVRANILFCAAELLRERKHEFSAYLVKEAGKPWKEADADTAEAIDFLIFYGHQMMQLKGGAPVESREGEANTFNYIPLGVGIIISPFNFPLAIMAGTAAAAIVAGNTILLKPSNNTPVIAAKFVELLQESGLPEGVINYIPGSGAEVGDYLVDHPKTRFVSFTGSREVGCRIYERAAKVQPGQIWLKRVIAEMGGKDTVLVDEDADLDLAASSIVYSAFGFSGQKCSAGSRAVVHQDVYDVVLEKAAALTNTLSIGNPEDMNNYMGPVIDQASFNKITKYIEIGKEEGKLITGGEGDDSKGYFIQPTIIADVDEKARIMQEEIFGPVLAVCKARDFDHMMEIANNTDYGLTGALLSNNPDHIKRAKEEFHVGNLYFNRGCTGAIVGYQPFGGFNMSGTDSKAGGPDYLILHMQAKTISETI from the coding sequence ATGAATACTACTTTAAAAGAAAAATATAAGCACGAGCCATTCACTGATTTTACGATTGAAGAAAATAAAAATGCATTTAATAAAGCATTAAAAGTTGTCGAATCAGAGATGGGGAAAGGCTATCCCCTAATTATCGGGGGCGAGTCGATTACAACAGATGAACAAATCATTTCGATTAACCCAGCGAATAAGGAAGAAGTAATTGGAAGTGTTTCCAAAGCAAATAAAGAGTTGGCTGAAAAGGCGATGCAAGCTGCTCTAATTGCTTTCGATACTTGGAAAAAAGAAAACCCTGAAGTACGGGCGAATATTTTATTTTGTGCAGCAGAGCTTCTCCGCGAACGAAAACATGAATTTTCCGCTTATCTAGTAAAGGAAGCCGGAAAGCCATGGAAAGAAGCAGATGCAGACACGGCAGAAGCGATTGATTTTCTGATTTTTTATGGACACCAAATGATGCAATTAAAAGGGGGGGCTCCTGTAGAAAGTAGAGAAGGAGAAGCAAATACTTTTAATTATATTCCACTTGGTGTAGGGATCATCATTTCGCCATTTAACTTTCCATTGGCGATTATGGCTGGAACTGCTGCAGCAGCAATCGTAGCAGGAAATACGATTCTTTTAAAACCATCGAATAATACACCTGTAATAGCAGCAAAATTTGTGGAACTATTACAAGAATCCGGTCTTCCTGAAGGAGTGATCAATTACATTCCAGGAAGTGGTGCAGAAGTAGGTGATTACCTTGTTGATCATCCGAAAACCCGCTTTGTATCTTTCACTGGTTCACGTGAGGTTGGCTGCCGTATTTATGAACGTGCAGCAAAAGTGCAGCCAGGCCAAATCTGGTTGAAGCGTGTGATTGCTGAAATGGGTGGAAAAGATACTGTTTTAGTGGATGAAGATGCTGATTTAGATTTAGCAGCATCCTCGATTGTGTACTCAGCATTTGGATTCTCGGGGCAGAAATGTTCGGCTGGTTCACGTGCGGTTGTACACCAAGATGTCTATGACGTAGTTTTAGAAAAAGCAGCTGCTTTAACAAACACGTTATCAATCGGTAATCCAGAAGACATGAATAACTACATGGGGCCAGTTATTGATCAAGCTTCTTTTAACAAGATTACAAAATATATTGAAATTGGAAAAGAAGAAGGCAAGTTGATAACCGGCGGTGAAGGGGACGATTCTAAAGGCTACTTTATTCAGCCGACTATTATTGCTGATGTGGATGAAAAAGCACGCATTATGCAGGAAGAAATTTTTGGTCCTGTTTTGGCTGTCTGTAAAGCCCGCGATTTTGATCACATGATGGAAATAGCGAACAATACGGATTATGGGCTAACTGGAGCGTTACTCTCGAATAACCCTGATCATATTAAGCGTGCAAAAGAAGAATTTCATGTAGGTAATCTTTATTTTAACCGTGGCTGCACAGGAGCAATTGTTGGCTACCAGCCATTTGGTGGTTTTAACATGTCAGGAACAGATTCCAAGGCAGGAGGCCCTGACTATCTTATTTTACACATGCAGGCAAAAACGATTAGTGAAACAATTTAA
- a CDS encoding zinc-dependent alcohol dehydrogenase family protein — protein sequence MKAQIIQSFGEPSVFQFKEVSKPELKAGHVLIQVKATSVNPIDAKVRAGAVPAVAPEFPAVLHGDVAGLVSAVGEGVTEFKVGDEVFGCAGGFRGTGGALAEFMLADADLLAHKPKNLTMEEAAALPLVSITAWEALFNRANLLPGHNILIHAATGGVGHIAIQLAKWKGATVYTTASSQEKLEIGTSLGADVTINYRAESVHDYVQKYTDGKGFDVVFDTVGGENLDRSFEAAAVHGTVAAIAARSTHDLSPVHSKGLSLHVTFMLLKILNKDMHKHYGEILKKVARLVEEEQLRPLVDPNIFTFDEVSKAHEYMESGKAIGKIVLKNSW from the coding sequence GTGAAAGCACAAATTATACAATCTTTTGGTGAACCCTCCGTATTTCAATTTAAAGAGGTTTCAAAACCTGAACTAAAAGCTGGACATGTACTCATTCAAGTCAAAGCTACAAGTGTAAACCCCATTGATGCGAAAGTCCGTGCTGGTGCAGTTCCAGCCGTTGCCCCCGAGTTTCCGGCAGTTTTACATGGGGATGTTGCAGGTTTGGTATCTGCAGTGGGTGAAGGAGTAACCGAGTTTAAAGTTGGCGATGAAGTGTTTGGATGCGCGGGTGGTTTTAGAGGGACTGGCGGTGCACTTGCAGAGTTTATGCTGGCGGATGCCGATTTACTTGCTCACAAACCGAAAAATTTGACGATGGAAGAAGCCGCTGCTTTACCATTGGTTTCCATTACCGCATGGGAAGCATTATTCAATCGGGCAAATCTACTCCCTGGACATAATATACTGATCCATGCAGCGACCGGCGGTGTAGGACACATTGCCATTCAACTGGCGAAATGGAAAGGCGCCACAGTCTATACAACTGCCTCTTCGCAAGAGAAACTGGAGATTGGCACAAGTCTTGGTGCAGATGTAACTATTAATTATCGAGCAGAAAGCGTTCACGACTATGTACAGAAATATACAGACGGAAAAGGATTTGACGTTGTGTTTGATACGGTAGGAGGAGAAAACCTTGATCGCTCCTTTGAGGCGGCTGCGGTACATGGAACGGTAGCAGCCATTGCTGCCCGTTCGACCCATGACCTCTCCCCAGTGCATTCAAAGGGACTTTCTCTGCATGTTACCTTTATGTTGTTGAAGATATTAAACAAGGACATGCATAAGCATTATGGAGAAATTTTGAAGAAGGTTGCTCGGCTGGTTGAGGAAGAGCAGCTGCGTCCGCTTGTGGATCCAAACATTTTTACGTTTGATGAAGTTTCAAAAGCCCATGAATACATGGAGTCAGGCAAGGCGATTGGAAAAATTGTTCTGAAAAATAGTTGGTGA
- a CDS encoding proline dehydrogenase family protein: MLSQNKMLNIGAKRWGLKLGAQSVVAGTNIEEMVKSVKELNANGISATIDNLGEFVFEKKEALQAKKKILDVIEAIYQHQLDAHISLKPTQLGQDIDYSFCLENLSEIVENAYKYNVFINFDMEDHGHLQSSFDLIDELSKDYNNIGTVIQAYFYNAKDMITKYKNYRLRIVKGAYKESENVAYQDKKDIDQNFIELIEYHLLHGKFTSIATHDHQIINHVKKFAKKNNIPAEKYEFQMLYGFRKDMQLSLAQEGYNFCTYVPFGVDWYGYFMRRLAERPQNLNLVAKQTFNKKTNTLIGIGAGAFLLGRLSKKKPTKV, from the coding sequence ATGCTTTCACAAAATAAAATGCTTAATATCGGTGCAAAACGATGGGGGCTTAAACTTGGTGCCCAGTCTGTCGTAGCGGGAACGAATATCGAAGAAATGGTGAAGAGTGTTAAAGAATTGAATGCAAATGGCATTTCTGCAACAATCGATAACCTTGGCGAGTTTGTATTTGAAAAGAAAGAAGCCCTGCAGGCGAAAAAAAAGATTCTTGACGTTATTGAAGCTATCTATCAGCATCAATTAGATGCTCATATTTCCTTAAAGCCTACTCAACTGGGCCAGGATATTGATTATAGTTTCTGCCTTGAAAATCTATCGGAAATTGTTGAAAACGCGTACAAATATAATGTATTTATTAATTTTGATATGGAAGATCATGGTCATCTTCAGTCATCATTTGATTTAATTGATGAACTTTCCAAAGACTATAATAATATTGGAACGGTTATTCAGGCTTATTTTTATAATGCGAAAGACATGATTACAAAATATAAAAATTACCGGTTAAGAATCGTAAAAGGCGCTTATAAAGAGTCTGAAAATGTCGCATATCAAGACAAAAAAGATATTGATCAAAATTTCATTGAGTTAATCGAGTACCATCTCCTTCATGGTAAATTTACATCCATTGCTACACATGATCACCAAATCATTAATCATGTGAAAAAGTTCGCGAAAAAGAACAACATACCAGCAGAGAAATATGAATTCCAAATGCTTTACGGATTCAGAAAGGATATGCAGTTGAGTTTAGCCCAAGAAGGATACAATTTTTGTACTTATGTTCCATTTGGAGTGGACTGGTATGGATACTTTATGCGCCGTTTGGCGGAGCGTCCCCAAAACCTTAACTTAGTAGCTAAACAGACATTCAACAAAAAAACGAACACCCTAATCGGGATCGGAGCGGGTGCCTTTCTATTAGGAAGATTAAGCAAGAAGAAACCAACGAAAGTATAA
- the brnQ gene encoding branched-chain amino acid transport system II carrier protein: MDKKVPFSQVLSIGLMLFAMFLGAGNVIFAPMLGQQAGTNTWLAMGGFLITGVGLVLLAIVALTRGGGTVEKLAGRVHPRFATIFSMLLFLTLGPIYVIPRTTSVVYEIGLNPLIQSTGNERLYLLVFSALFILLTILLTWDTKKLVDNLGKIITPIFSILLAVLIIKSFITPMGKIGAPKEEYLDGVFLKGFTQGYYTMDVLAAFIFGGIFIKSISSLGIKSEKEVSKLFIKAGIITIIGLIALQVSMAWMGASSVDAIGLKENGGEVLAESAIALFGNYGIYIIGTIIFLTGITTNVACLAAVSEYFERVVPSVSYKKWIIAFSIIGTIITNFGLNTVLTLASPILLLLYPLAIALIALIFTNNLFKGYQSVYVSTVAGVGIVALLDALKEAHILTNEINRMFGFIPLFEHGVGWISTGLVGFLIGLIVAKTKKESSVIVDIAGQATDKVS; this comes from the coding sequence ATGGATAAAAAGGTTCCCTTTTCGCAAGTGTTGTCTATTGGGTTAATGCTCTTTGCCATGTTTTTAGGAGCAGGGAATGTTATATTTGCTCCAATGCTAGGCCAGCAAGCCGGAACAAACACCTGGCTTGCCATGGGAGGGTTTCTAATAACAGGTGTTGGACTGGTTTTATTAGCTATTGTGGCTCTAACCCGTGGAGGAGGCACTGTAGAAAAGCTCGCAGGACGGGTTCATCCTCGCTTTGCAACTATTTTTTCAATGTTACTTTTTTTAACGTTGGGACCTATTTACGTTATCCCTAGGACAACCTCTGTTGTTTATGAAATAGGTTTAAATCCCTTAATTCAAAGTACAGGAAATGAAAGGCTGTATCTGCTTGTATTTTCAGCGTTATTTATTCTATTGACGATCCTACTCACCTGGGATACAAAAAAGTTGGTAGATAACCTGGGTAAGATTATTACCCCCATCTTTTCAATATTGCTGGCAGTATTGATTATAAAATCATTTATAACACCTATGGGCAAAATCGGGGCTCCTAAAGAGGAATACTTAGATGGCGTATTCTTAAAAGGGTTTACGCAAGGCTACTATACAATGGATGTACTAGCTGCTTTTATATTTGGCGGCATTTTCATTAAGTCAATTAGTTCGTTAGGAATAAAATCTGAAAAAGAAGTTTCCAAGCTATTTATCAAAGCAGGGATCATAACAATTATTGGGTTAATTGCTTTACAGGTTTCAATGGCTTGGATGGGTGCTTCCAGTGTAGATGCAATTGGGTTAAAAGAAAACGGAGGAGAAGTTTTAGCTGAGAGTGCTATTGCCCTGTTTGGGAATTATGGAATTTATATCATTGGAACAATTATTTTCCTCACAGGAATTACAACAAATGTAGCATGTCTGGCAGCCGTTTCTGAATACTTTGAACGAGTTGTTCCGTCTGTTAGCTATAAAAAATGGATTATAGCTTTTTCTATCATAGGAACAATTATTACGAACTTTGGATTGAATACTGTATTAACACTTGCCTCTCCAATATTGCTACTGCTTTATCCATTGGCAATTGCTCTAATTGCTTTAATATTTACCAATAACTTGTTTAAAGGCTATCAATCTGTGTATGTGAGTACAGTAGCAGGAGTAGGAATCGTTGCTCTGCTTGATGCTTTAAAAGAAGCGCATATCTTAACAAATGAAATCAATAGGATGTTTGGCTTTATTCCACTATTCGAGCATGGCGTTGGATGGATAAGCACAGGATTAGTGGGCTTTTTGATTGGGCTAATTGTCGCAAAAACTAAAAAAGAATCCAGCGTAATTGTTGATATAGCTGGACAAGCAACTGATAAAGTTTCGTAA
- a CDS encoding DUF2642 domain-containing protein → MKKQNFQEALNSLIGFNISIISDDKTVHDGVVLDVKSDFIVIQINPNKQCYFNLNQVYALSKNTKEFQGQILDHEPTQKQSFTELVNELQGHWVTVNKDNNLSFDGFLSTVTNNYIVLLNKDKQLYVQLSNILYIFKGIDKKESSENKQQENKGENTENKQSEGDQVKESDSILKEDTEINSKGEEEPVDQKQEQDILTIGKEGPASAHPEVLSDVKEEPTVHSTVNQVDKDQSNVQESTDKYTEQKSPESKKENPTATNPVHPEVLSDVKEEPTVHSTVNQVDKDQSNVKKSTDKNKKQKSRKKKKKESKKENPTATNPASPEVLSNVKEEPTVQSTIKKVSKNQSNVKKSTDKNKKQKSQEKKKKQSKKENPSVTNKKDIQEAIQENQTGGFRNSSPEEMNEQSAKKNNLKEKRKLIDKKCYELMKSTEKVYAENGKQKTEYYSLMKFAERMKGKLKAKRVKP, encoded by the coding sequence ATGAAAAAACAAAATTTTCAAGAGGCACTTAATTCACTGATAGGTTTTAATATTAGTATTATTTCTGATGATAAAACTGTTCATGATGGGGTGGTACTTGATGTGAAGAGCGACTTTATTGTCATTCAAATTAATCCAAATAAACAATGTTATTTCAACTTAAATCAGGTTTATGCCTTATCAAAAAACACCAAAGAATTCCAGGGTCAAATACTTGATCACGAACCAACACAGAAACAAAGTTTTACAGAATTAGTAAATGAACTCCAAGGCCATTGGGTGACAGTAAACAAAGATAATAATCTATCGTTTGACGGATTTTTAAGTACCGTAACTAATAATTACATCGTTTTATTAAATAAGGATAAACAGCTTTATGTACAATTATCAAATATACTCTATATTTTCAAAGGGATAGATAAAAAGGAATCGTCAGAGAACAAACAGCAGGAAAATAAGGGCGAAAATACTGAAAATAAACAGTCAGAAGGGGATCAAGTTAAGGAAAGTGATTCCATATTGAAGGAAGACACTGAAATTAATTCCAAAGGAGAGGAAGAGCCTGTTGACCAGAAACAAGAACAGGACATTTTAACTATTGGAAAAGAGGGACCAGCTTCTGCCCATCCGGAAGTTTTATCTGACGTGAAAGAAGAACCGACTGTTCATTCTACAGTAAATCAAGTGGACAAAGATCAATCCAATGTACAAGAAAGTACGGATAAATATACGGAACAAAAATCCCCTGAAAGTAAGAAGGAAAACCCTACAGCAACTAATCCTGTCCATCCGGAAGTTTTATCTGACGTGAAAGAAGAACCGACTGTTCATTCTACAGTAAATCAAGTGGACAAAGATCAATCCAATGTAAAGAAAAGTACGGATAAAAATAAGAAACAAAAATCCCGGAAAAAAAAGAAAAAAGAAAGTAAGAAGGAAAACCCTACAGCAACTAATCCTGCCTCTCCGGAAGTTTTATCTAACGTGAAAGAAGAACCGACTGTTCAATCAACAATAAAAAAAGTGAGCAAAAATCAATCCAATGTAAAGAAAAGTACGGATAAAAATAAGAAACAAAAATCCCAGGAAAAGAAGAAAAAACAAAGTAAGAAGGAAAACCCTTCAGTAACTAATAAAAAAGATATTCAAGAGGCAATCCAAGAAAACCAGACTGGAGGATTCAGGAACTCAAGCCCTGAAGAAATGAATGAACAATCCGCAAAGAAAAATAATTTAAAAGAAAAAAGGAAACTGATAGATAAGAAATGTTACGAATTAATGAAGTCCACTGAAAAGGTGTATGCGGAAAATGGAAAACAAAAAACAGAATATTATTCATTGATGAAATTTGCTGAAAGAATGAAGGGGAAATTGAAGGCAAAACGGGTAAAGCCTTAA